The region tatttaatatttcaagttattaatAATTCCCGTGTGTGTGTCCCAattaattctcaaaattagggtttcattgcattagggttttccaaaccctaataaaGGTTTCCAACCCACGTTAGTACATTAGGCCCAATATCTAAGTCATTAGATCCATTAGAGTTCACTAAGCCCATTAGACAAATCTTTGGGCTTtaatgtcaattagggctttactgggcccattagggcttacaaggcccattagggttttagtcccttgtccaaacatcccaaaTAATTCAcaacacaactaagcacaccgccacccgacacggcggtaggaggcggcagccaccaccctacggtggtggtttgagttcCATTTCGTTATTCTAATTTTTATAATTACAATGAACTCACGAAATAACACACACACTATACTAAAACAACACACACccgcaaccacccttgtggtggtcaGTGGTGGTacacggtggcagccaccacctcacggtggtggtggtctTTTCTTGGTTTTCCGACTAGATGaaacacacacaacacatacTAATCACCAACATCCGGCTAAAACTAACACACACACGCAAAGCACACACCCTCACGTTAACAGCGGTGGAGAACGACGACACAACGGCGGCTGAAACAAATTGAAACGACGACCAAAGGCTATTTCCAGCGGCAACAGTAGCAGTTAGCGGCGGTGGTAACCACACCATCCTCGGAGACAACGCCACAGCAGGAGAATAGGGACGAGAGAGGGAAGACGGTGGCGATTACGGGACGTGCTCGACTAGCCTTCCTACGACCCCACTAAGGTTCAAGGCTCGCCTCCGTCGGACATGAGAGGGAGCGACCCAACCACAAAATCATTCTCGATCTCAACGACTGGGTAGTGGACACTTCGTCCTCATCGGCAACTAGATAACACGACAGTTCCTTAGTGGTTTCTGGCATAAACAGCGGTAGCGGCGTCTGCTGGAACAACGAGCTTGTCGGTCTTACCTGACCGGGACAATGAAGGAAATGACAGCTGGGAAACGGCATGCTTGCCGGAATCGGTGATGCCATCGGCGACTGAGGAGGGATTCTATGATGGGGGCGGCTACCGGAAGTGAAGAAGGAGGTGGCGGCCGGTGGGAGACATAAGGGGGGTGACGACTGGAAGGTTCATTTAGGGATAAGGTTTAAAGCGGGAGGGGTGACAGATTATATACCCCGATCCCCAAACTTGCTCCCATAATGCCGAATCTAGCCCCTTCATCCAGAAATCATCTCAAAATAAATCCCACATTTACCTTTTAAACCCCAACATTAAAAATCAATTGCAACCTAGGTATAAAacttaccaaacaaccccttatcctccaaaatctcttcaatgAAGTCCCAATAATTACCATTTAGTCCCTGCCTCCCATAATACTTATAAATTAAATCcggattttacacttttaaccacCAACTTCTAAACTTGTGACAGTTAGCTCCtcgagaccatcctttgatatataattatttattttagggctaccacttgttcattaatttatttatttatctaataaataaacagggtgttacaactctcccccacttaaattagatttcatcctcgaaatcattccttaccattccttacttGCCTAACCACTCTAGTAGCATGGTCACCAACCTGGGCAcgccctagccttcccagggtagccaTGACCAATCTTCATAAAGCCCTAAAATCCGCAGGTGACGAATTCCTTGCAACAAGACCACATGTACTCTGTCCGAAATCtgctgtctcgagatggtctgaatccctgaAAGACCACTCATACTAAATCATTATCGTTGAATCTAGCATGTTTATCCCTCAACTAGCTACTCAACTTTTGATAGCTTGAGGTTCCCATTGAAAATCGGGACCACAAGCCTAATTACCTTTGTAGGTCACTTATACTCGGCTAAGGCTCAAATAACCTCGATGTGAGTGACTTGCCACTTCCCAATCAACCAGCTATTTCGTACGTATTTACAACCTGAAACGCAAATACTAACACTGCTCAAACGTAGAAAATgcccgaacactgaactgcctgaagcagtatgctgcTACATAGTTGCTTCCCAAAACACTTACGAGAATCCCTACACTTCTATTAACTCTCTATTGCCTTAAAACTTCTTGaacaaaaacccaaaattcataaaggacCGAGCTGCcaaattacgattatacccttgggctccaaaacacATTTGAGCACTTGGACCACTTAGTCTATAAAACCCACATCCAAAAACGGCCAAATCCCTTCTCTCCCATGGCCCTAAGCCTTAGGATAACCAATGATCGGGCCACAACCTCGAATAATGAAACGATTCACAACCGAGGGTTACataactaaaactatattttctactctttcagatgtctactccaacTGATGCTTCTAGTTCCCCCTCTTAGAACAACAACTTCTTTCTGTTGAACATCTACTCAAAGGTGCAATTGGATGATACTAACTACAATGATTGGATACGCAACATCAAAATGACTCTTCTCTTCGAGGACAAGAAATACGTCCTTGAAAAACCTTTAGATGAGATCGACGAAACGAAGGTCACTCCTGGAGAAATGGTCGCCTACAGAAAACACTATAATGATGCCAAAAAAGTTGTGTGCATCATGGTGCCGACAATGGCTCCAGAATTGTAAAGGCACTATGAGGATTACTGCCGgtacgagatgaacaaggactTTTGGAGAAATACCATAAACGAGCTCATTAAGAAAAGCACGAGGTGGTAAAGTCCCTCATTGCTaacaagatgaaggatggagagtttGTGACCAACCGCATTTCGAGAATGCAAGGATACATGGATAGGCTAAtcaagctcaatgtgaacttggACGAAGAGCTGGTGATCGACATAGTGTTGAAATCTCTGACAAGTTGTTATGATTAGTTCATTTTGACCCATCATTTGAACAATAACAATGAAACTACTTTATCATAATTGCACAACCACCTTCAAACAACTGAGGCAGGAATGAAGAGAAAGGGTATTGCCTCATCTCCTACAAGTGCACCTGTTCTGGCCATATGGCAAGGGAAATGGAAGAAGATGAAAGGTCCTCCCAAGAAAAACtgaaagggaaagtcccaagatgggtCGTCAAGTACAAGACCCAAAGGAAAATCTAGTTTTGATGCTCCCCCTGTCTCTGACCCCAAAGAGGCCACTTGATGTATTGCAAtgacaaggggcattggaaacgaagttgcccaaaATACTTGCAAGTTATCAaggatggcaaggtgaagccaacatcggcaggtatttacaatatcttatctaataactcatcatattatcattcttgggtccttgatacaagatgtgagtttcacatttgttctgatttgcaggggctaagaagaagtgaggatgtggagcatataatgatgaacttgatcatggggaatagacgatattcacctgtcaccaagattggagtttatagtttagttcttagtagtgggttaggtttagatttaataaattgttgttactcgtcagagatgacacgaaacatcatttcatttcatgctttattttaacaaggttttagatattattttaatGATAAGAATGGTTCTGTTTCTTCTTATCAAAATGATgtgttttattttgaagctttaccttgagATGACGTGTATGAAACGGTGAtgattgtagacaatttaggaaataatgtttttcatattgattcgtctaatgatATAGACAAAACGTGCTTGTGACATTGTCGTCTTCCCCAATAGAGTATTAGAGTGTTTGATAATTTTGAGAGAAAGATTTGACATAAAAAGGATCACTTGCATCTTGAACCGATTAGGTATGAATTGGTATGTGGAATTGTGAAATTGTTCATTTATATCCATATTTATGTGTGAAAAAATTCATTTGTATCCATATTTGGTATATGAAATTATGAATTAGCATGTGAAATTGTTTATTTATATCCTTATTTGGTATGTGAAATTGCGAATTAGTATGTGAAACTGTTATATGTATTcatttttgtatcataataattgaagttttgttatttgttggtgGATTATGAATATTGATTTATGTTTTTTTAGAAGGTTAAAATGATCTTTTTTGTTCATTCAACATATCCATGGCTTCAACAATCTTACCAACCAAAATTGTCTCTAAATCATTTAGACATCTTAAAATTCAACATGAAATCATTTAGTTTCCACCACCAAACGATGAAACAAAccttcaaaaataaaatacataaaaggtaagaaaaaaacaaaaattatttaCCTTGCATACAACATCATTCTACTCACATAAATTTGTTTCTACGCAACACATGCATATATACATGTGGCTTGGTCATAAAATTAGATGAAATTGAAAAAGAATACGGTATAAAGTAAACtaacaaaaataaaagttaaatttaAAACGTACTTAAACCCGTTAATCAAATTTcaagaaacatttttttttcttccagAAAATCGATGAGGGATTTATGATGAGTTTGTTGAATGGGATAAGTTGTAACAAACCAGTTTGACCAACGCAAAGTTTTCTTTTATGAGCATGATATTGAATATGATATTATGCCCATGGGGTTCCATACACATTCGAGTCGCACAAAGGCTTTTACTAAATTAaaaatcattgattgatatgaCCTAGTAAAAAGATAAACATAAGCATGAAACCTGAATCTTATATTAAAGAGCGTGACACTGTACATCGAATATAAAATTAACATCCCATCCGTCTGGTTATAAGAAATTAGGGTAACCATTATGTTATGTACCAATGTACTAGTGGGTAGCAGCAGTACAATATAAAAGACAAAACCCCCAAATAATAGaggtctgtgtgtgtgtgtctagcCAATTAGATTTCGCAGATGAATAAAGAGCCAGTGATATAGAACAAGAGGGCATGGAGAATCCCTATGCACACTTTTGTAGAAAGAGAGCGAGAAGAAAAAACCACCTAAATTATTAGTTTCAAGCGTCTTTCCTCCTAAATTTAGTATAATCTTTGATTCTCTCTCTGATCTGAAGAATAAGATTCAATCTTTTTATAATCTCATCAAGCTAGATCGAAGTGGGTGTCGTCGGAAATGTCTGAAGATGACGGTGGTTGCGGTGGTGGTAAGTTGAGAAACTCCGTTACCGGCGCCGGACCTGAACCCGGGGAGTTTTTCACGCCGTACCCAGATCAGGTTCTTGAAAACGTACTTGAAAACGTTTTAATTTTCTTGAAATCACGGCGTGACCGTAACGCCGTTTCGCTCGTCTGCAAATCATGGTACCGCGCGGAAGCGTACACCAGATCGGATCTGTTCATCGGAAACTGTTACTCTGTGGCTCCACGGCGGGTGACCAACCGATTCAAGAGAATCCGGTCGGTTTCTTTGAAGGGAAAACCCCGGTTTGCTGATTTTAGCTTATTGCCGGCTGATTGGGGTGCGCACTTTAGCCCTTGGGTGTCTGCCATGGCTACTGCTTATCGTTCGCTGGAGAAGATCTACCTGAAACGCATGTCCATCACCGATGATGATCTCGCCATGATTGCTCACTCCTTTCCGAATTTCAAGGAGCTTGTTTTAGTTTGCTGTGAAGGTTTCGGAACGAGCGGACTCGCAATTATCGCCAGCGAGTGCAGGTAAATCTAGGGTTTCAAATTTCATTCTTCTCACTACTTAGATCTGTTTACATCACTAACTCATACCTCGATCTGTAATTGATACCGATTTCGGAGTTAATTTCATGAACAATTCAGTTGATTTCGCTTGAAATGTAATGaagattgattaattaaatgatatTATCTTATACTTCATTTTGAAATCAGAAATCTTCGTGTTCTTGAGCTGGTTGAAGACGACGTTTCCGACGATGAAGTGGATTGGATTTCTTTCTTTCCACCAGAGGGTACGACCCATTTGGAGTCATTGAGTTTCGATTGCGTCGAAACCCCATTTAATTTCGAGGCCTTAGAGAGACTAGTAGCAAGATCACCATTGTTAAAGAAGCTTAGATTGAACCGTTACGTTTCGATAGGGCAGCTTTACCGGTTAATCCTCCGGTCACCGCAGTTAACCCATTTAGGCACTGGCTCCTTCAGTACGCTGGGTGTCATCGGTCAACAACAAGAACCCGATTACACTTCCGCTTTTGCTGCTTGCAGATCGATAGTTTGTCTCTCCGGCTTCCGTGAAATCGCACCTGAACATCTCCCGGCGCTCTTACCGCTCTATGCTAATCTCACCTCTTTAAATCTCAGCTACGCTAGCATCGAACCCCACCAGCTCCGCCCAGCCATCCGCCACTGTCATAAACTACAGGTTTTCTGGGTAAGTTTTCCAAACTTTCTCGATCCAAAATTCTGAAAAATCTCAAACTCTTTTTCCATGTATTTCTTCCAGGCGCTTGATTCCATCTGTGATGAAGGACTTCAGGCGGTGGCAGACACATGTAAAGATCTTCGTGAGCTTCGGGTTTTCCCCATAGACGCTTCAGAAAACGTCGAAGGTCCAGTCTCAGAAGTAGGTCTCCTTGCTATTTCCATCGGATGTTCAAAACTAGAATCCATCCTCTACTTCTGTCAACAGATGACAAATGCAGcggttgtagccatgtccaaaaACTGCCCGGATCTCGTGGTGTTTCGTCTGTGTATAATAGGGAGATACAGACCGGATCGGGTCACGGGTGAGCCCATGGACGAGGGTTTTGGAGCCATTGTCAAGAACTGTAAGAAGCTGACCCGTCTAGCTGTTTCCGGGCTGCTGACCGACCGGGCATTTAGCTACATCGGGCAGTATGGTAAACTTGTGAGAACATTGTCTGTGGCTTTTAATGGGGACAGTGATACTGGGTTGAAATATGTTCTTGAAGGATGCACAAATTTGCAAAAACTGGAGATCAGAGATAGCCCATTTGGTGACTCGGGTTTAC is a window of Lactuca sativa cultivar Salinas chromosome 1, Lsat_Salinas_v11, whole genome shotgun sequence DNA encoding:
- the LOC111894730 gene encoding transport inhibitor response 1-like protein; the encoded protein is MSEDDGGCGGGKLRNSVTGAGPEPGEFFTPYPDQVLENVLENVLIFLKSRRDRNAVSLVCKSWYRAEAYTRSDLFIGNCYSVAPRRVTNRFKRIRSVSLKGKPRFADFSLLPADWGAHFSPWVSAMATAYRSLEKIYLKRMSITDDDLAMIAHSFPNFKELVLVCCEGFGTSGLAIIASECRNLRVLELVEDDVSDDEVDWISFFPPEGTTHLESLSFDCVETPFNFEALERLVARSPLLKKLRLNRYVSIGQLYRLILRSPQLTHLGTGSFSTLGVIGQQQEPDYTSAFAACRSIVCLSGFREIAPEHLPALLPLYANLTSLNLSYASIEPHQLRPAIRHCHKLQVFWALDSICDEGLQAVADTCKDLRELRVFPIDASENVEGPVSEVGLLAISIGCSKLESILYFCQQMTNAAVVAMSKNCPDLVVFRLCIIGRYRPDRVTGEPMDEGFGAIVKNCKKLTRLAVSGLLTDRAFSYIGQYGKLVRTLSVAFNGDSDTGLKYVLEGCTNLQKLEIRDSPFGDSGLQSGLHHFYNMRFVWLSSCRVTRQGCMEIARILPKLVVEVFRRDEDTDEEEDRVRGDFVDTLYMYRSLDGPRPDAPQFVNIL